Genomic segment of Neoarius graeffei isolate fNeoGra1 chromosome 7, fNeoGra1.pri, whole genome shotgun sequence:
GAGCTAGCAGGTCCAGGTTAACTCTAGCCCCATCCTTTATTGAATTTTAGAGGCTCTCATTCTTCTTTTCTCTCCATCTCTCGCAGCCGTTTCTCCAGCACCCTGACTTTTTGCTCCAGGTGGGCATTGGGGTCTCCCCTGAAAGATGAGGGTCCGATGCCCAGCAGGACACAAGCGAACACCAGGCCAGCTAGTCTCATCGCTGTGGTTTCTGCACTGGCTCCACCATCACTCACAATCAACCCAAACGTGACAATGGCAAAGGCGACTTTTAGCAGAAACAAAGTTCGTCTCACAATGCCTGCAAGCAGACAAACTGCCAAGGACAGCAGCCAGTATCCAAGCAATGCCAGCAAGGCCCACTGAGTCACAAAGACTACACCTTCAGGGGTGAAGCGCTTTATAGGCAGTTTACctaggagggaaaaaaaagaaagaaagaaaaggtgtAATCTATTAACCCAACTCTTTTAATGTTTAACTCAAGAAATATTTGGGCAAGATGAAGTTGTGTCTGCAAAGACTAGAAAGAAATCTGTGGCTTGTCAAAGTTTTTAGTGATCCATGTGATTTTAAAACATTACTAATAAATGAATACACCTTCACCTTCTATGAATGCAATTAAAAATACACAAGATACAAAAATTCATATTGTTTCCTCCATTAATGGCTGTTAACTTGTGTGGACTTTATTATTGATATTTAAAGTAATAACATTATTATATAAACTCACCATCAACTCCAGCAGCACCCAGAAAATCTGTGATGTACGTTGCCACTACATTCAGAGCGTGAGCTGCGGCCTGTGAGGTCACTTTTATTGCATCCCCTATAGTCTGTTTAAAGCAACAAAGACAATATTACCTATAGAACACTGTGGCTCTCAAACATGCCCTGACATCTGTAGGCTTCGCACTGGATACAACAGGAAACCAAGTTTTGCCACAAAGGTAAACAACTTGCATGCAGATTCTGCAACCTGCAAATTGGTCTGGGGAAAGATAATCAGCTGGGCCACAAGAGCAGAAGACCAAATCAGGTTCTACTCCTGCCAGCCAAAAACATGAATCAGAGGCTACAGTCAGCACAGACTCGCTTAAACTGGGTggattggaaaaagaccaggtgaggTTTTatccaatcttcaactgtccggTTTTAGTGAGCCTGTGCCAAATATGCAAGATCAAAATTCTAGATTGATCTAGATTTCTGTATGATTATCAGCACAGTCATGACACTGCTATGAGTATCAGATCCATCAGCATTGCTGGGATTTTTTGAGTGAGAAATTGCATGGAACAATTTGTGAACGGAAATGATGAGCTCGAGTTTCTAGCTGTCTACGTGGACCACCAAGTTCGGCTGGTTTTATAAATGGGGATTAAACTGCCCAGTGCTTCTGTATACCAAACACTCACTATCATGTGTCAGTGTCACTGCCTCTCCACCATCCTAAAAATACCTGGAATGCAAAGATTTATCTAGATTGTTTGGGTTACAACCAGCAAGTATGTACCTGCAAAGTGTCAACAGGGGAGACTtgaaacaagttttcagcttttgtagattgtgtgaaagtcTTTGCAGGTAGcgccacattcatattgcattaaagAGGATTTACtaaaccctcttaccacaacattgacCGTGAGATGGCCTAGtgattagtgtgtccacctctcaacctggaatcgcaagttctactagcagttgggtcataccaaagatcatcaaaatggtacctactgccatctagtgaggcacgccacaatacagatgcaagtagggagtcaaactcttgtggttaccagaggaccagccccacactgtaaccccagctatgcAACAGGCGAGAGACCAAGGGCTACTGAAGTGGAGATCGGCACTACCCAATGTGCATCAAGGGCCTGCTTAGTACTGGgaaaggagactgcctgggaagatcaggtcttGGCACAGGAAGTGACTTACCACAAcactagtttctcagcttgtcatatatactggcttcactttttctgtcattattctttgcagggagacatgggacattatgttgagagacttgggacatagtggaaAGACATAGAACAAAACTAacatacctaggcctacatgtttaatttttatttattacccAAACTTgtcacatatgaactgtatgaacacaatggtggtacagcgatagaaaaatatgTCAGTTTACCAAAAACTGACAAGAAAAAAAACGTTCCatcctcaagaaggaatgaaataagtttaatcctcatgcagggacacacatttttaacaacaaaaattttaagcaatttttttttttgcaaaccacaaggaaaaacctgtaacatgaagtgtcccaactctccccatctggccattttgaagagaaaaaaaagtttaaaaatgttttccccccagaatttaagttcaaCAAATAATACTATATTTGGTAACTCTAGGCTacctactttaattcctaacaaatccccagcatacattacaccatagaatggaagtGGACTGAAGTACAAAATACAAATATTGGTTGATAATactgaactgcacaaaccttactacaGTGTCCAGATTCGTGGCTCCAAATttagtaggttactctaaggggcagcATCTaattctgatgtaatctaaaacctgattggttgaaattaaccccttcaatgcccttggacgagtcacgtaagtcataaaatcttttaccgctgtgccttatgacgtacgctactcgtcataaacacctttTATGCATCTTACGTGACATTACTTTAACTTCACAGTGGCACCATATGAATTgcagtcaatgcctaaaacatttttccagttgaATGTTTTGTACCCCATACCAAAACACAGTCACATGACCCTGTATTCATTGTCTGACAGTGCGTTATTTACCTTTTTTTGCTCTTTTAGTGTGTTTTGGAGCAAATTATGGCAAGAAAGAGATATACTGCAGGAGAAGTGTATATAATATTTAGGGAGACACAGAACATAGAATTGGGAAGTAGTGATGAGGATGAAAGTGGAAATGAGAGCAGTGGAAGTGATCATCAGGGCAGTGGTGCTGATGGATCAT
This window contains:
- the tmem109 gene encoding transmembrane protein 109 — its product is MAKFFVSLVFILSTLTRERVCAVSETASSMWQSAHSAVKSLGDDAHSYLVSLFGKQTVETLLKTIGDAIKVTSQAAAHALNVVATYITDFLGAAGVDGKLPIKRFTPEGVVFVTQWALLALLGYWLLSLAVCLLAGIVRRTLFLLKVAFAIVTFGLIVSDGGASAETTAMRLAGLVFACVLLGIGPSSFRGDPNAHLEQKVRVLEKRLREMERKEE